A single window of uncultured Methanospirillum sp. DNA harbors:
- a CDS encoding ATP-binding protein has translation MARDEEILDLIELLLAAEIFNQNQNLDINDLTPIAREVYGVQSMEGERGPVVVSESALQKVLGIPDAHLRLEKHPLTVYEEFGHRLRITTLPTGFSWFIKHNGEKRIKKNPVLAWYAEANNLLSDASHASARDLNPRFEDSRVSLDRRISRMLAEDEKLRAGLDLIIISAPEEVEQTLDDIICTPDQVQRILKLKVALENLEFLRTHQVFDIGKLLFIGPPGTGKTSLAFALSRVFHMPILEVRLPMVTSQYLGETSKNIDRIFEVARSLSPCILFIDEFDFLAKSRIGDDHGAMKRAVNALLKNIDRISLIRNNVLLIGATNHPQLLDEAAWRRFDEVIPFDLPDLATRQLILGRLLQGFSSGCDVSEVARETDGYSGADLKMVVREAILTALIDGRNLLKDEDLAAGQNLIKNRDANRTKNCQ, from the coding sequence ATGGCCCGTGACGAGGAGATCCTGGACCTGATCGAACTGCTTCTGGCGGCCGAGATTTTTAACCAGAATCAGAATCTGGATATCAACGATCTGACCCCCATTGCACGTGAGGTATATGGTGTTCAGAGCATGGAAGGGGAACGGGGACCCGTTGTGGTCTCGGAGAGCGCGCTACAGAAGGTTCTCGGTATCCCGGACGCACATCTGCGTCTTGAAAAACACCCACTCACGGTGTATGAGGAGTTCGGACACCGGCTCAGAATAACCACACTTCCAACCGGGTTCAGTTGGTTTATCAAGCATAACGGAGAGAAACGGATAAAAAAGAACCCGGTTCTCGCCTGGTACGCTGAAGCGAACAATCTTCTTTCTGATGCCTCTCATGCTTCAGCCAGGGATCTTAACCCCAGGTTTGAAGACAGCCGGGTCTCTCTGGACCGGAGAATATCCCGGATGCTTGCAGAAGATGAGAAACTCAGGGCCGGCCTTGATCTTATCATCATCAGCGCACCGGAAGAGGTTGAACAGACCCTGGATGATATCATTTGCACCCCAGATCAGGTTCAACGGATCCTGAAACTGAAGGTGGCCCTGGAAAACCTTGAGTTTCTGCGGACACACCAGGTGTTTGATATCGGAAAACTGCTCTTTATCGGTCCGCCGGGAACTGGAAAGACATCTCTTGCTTTTGCTCTCTCACGGGTCTTCCATATGCCAATTCTTGAGGTGAGACTCCCGATGGTAACCTCCCAGTACCTCGGTGAAACCTCCAAGAACATCGACCGGATCTTTGAGGTGGCACGGTCTCTCTCGCCCTGCATCCTGTTTATCGATGAGTTTGACTTCCTGGCAAAAAGCAGAATTGGTGACGACCACGGAGCCATGAAACGTGCAGTAAATGCACTTCTGAAAAATATCGATAGAATCAGTCTTATCAGAAACAACGTGCTTCTGATCGGAGCCACCAACCACCCACAACTGCTTGACGAAGCAGCATGGCGCCGGTTTGATGAGGTCATACCCTTCGACCTGCCTGACCTGGCAACAAGGCAACTCATTCTTGGAAGGCTTCTCCAGGGATTTTCATCAGGGTGTGACGTCAGTGAGGTAGCACGCGAGACTGACGGATACTCTGGAGCAGATCTCAAGATGGTTGTTCGTGAAGCCATACTCACCGCACTCATTGATGGCAGGAATCTTTTGAAAGATGAAGATCTGGCTGCAGGTCAGAACCTGATCAAGAACAGGGATGCCAACAGGACCAAAAACTGCCAGTAA
- a CDS encoding MBL fold metallo-hydrolase produces the protein MEITLLGTGDAVGTPHVGCECAQCTYAKKNGIERLRTSILIRNDDRTILIDSSPDLRRQLLQNGSPKIDAVIWTHGHYDHFMGFGEFYRVQRIPPVYAAPQVMEYCGEVFRFLIHERHEIPVYTPFTLFGLEFILVEVTHPDVYTCGVIFSDGKVKIGYTSDTNEHLPDKTRELLTGVDLLFIDGLFPSSFKKVAKHLNYEESVALATELKAKDFRVVHMSHYLPFNLPHQGYDGEQFIV, from the coding sequence ATGGAGATAACCCTGCTCGGTACTGGGGATGCTGTTGGAACTCCCCATGTAGGATGTGAATGCGCACAGTGCACCTATGCAAAAAAGAACGGCATCGAACGGCTCAGGACATCAATACTAATCAGGAACGATGACAGAACCATCCTCATTGACTCCTCACCCGATCTGAGGAGACAGCTCCTACAGAACGGATCCCCGAAGATCGATGCGGTCATCTGGACACACGGACATTATGATCACTTCATGGGATTCGGGGAATTTTACCGCGTGCAGAGGATCCCCCCGGTATATGCAGCCCCGCAGGTTATGGAATACTGCGGAGAGGTCTTCCGGTTCCTGATCCATGAGAGACATGAGATCCCGGTGTATACCCCGTTCACTCTTTTTGGCCTTGAATTCATTCTGGTCGAGGTCACGCACCCGGATGTTTACACCTGCGGGGTTATCTTCTCTGATGGAAAGGTGAAGATAGGGTATACGTCTGATACAAATGAACATCTCCCTGATAAGACCCGTGAACTCCTGACAGGAGTGGATCTCCTCTTCATAGACGGACTCTTCCCTTCATCATTCAAAAAGGTGGCCAAGCACCTTAACTATGAAGAGTCAGTTGCATTGGCCACGGAACTAAAGGCCAAGGATTTTCGGGTCGTTCATATGAGCCATTACCTTCCGTTCAATCTCCCTCATCAGGGCTATGACGGGGAACAATTTATCGTCTGA
- the frhG gene encoding coenzyme F420 hydrogenase subunit gamma, which translates to MSNKITLGHVHMSGCTGCCVSIADTYGGLFTLLDNYADLVYTLTLVDVRHIPKMDVALVEGSVCLQDELSVEEIKETRERATVVVALGGCSAYGNITRFCRGGQFNQPQHESFVPISKLIDVDVYIPGCAPNPEVIRNVAVMAYLLLKGNDAQKKLATAYLAPLMALAKDGSRIESDSEACGCDIMLKVINQGLCMGCGTCAASCPVFAISMEYGKPNIDREMCIKCGACYASCPRSFFSFDVCGDYENILGAITAAMNPGGN; encoded by the coding sequence GTGTCTAACAAAATTACTCTCGGACATGTGCACATGAGTGGGTGTACAGGATGCTGTGTCTCAATTGCAGACACCTATGGGGGCCTGTTCACTCTACTCGATAATTACGCAGATCTGGTATACACCCTGACGCTGGTGGATGTCAGACACATCCCAAAGATGGATGTTGCCCTCGTTGAGGGATCTGTATGCCTGCAGGATGAACTCTCTGTCGAAGAGATCAAAGAGACCCGTGAGAGAGCAACTGTCGTGGTTGCACTTGGTGGATGTTCAGCATACGGAAACATCACCCGGTTCTGCCGTGGTGGCCAGTTCAACCAGCCCCAGCACGAGTCATTTGTTCCAATCTCAAAGTTGATCGATGTAGATGTCTACATCCCCGGCTGCGCACCAAACCCAGAGGTAATCAGGAATGTTGCTGTTATGGCATACCTGCTACTCAAGGGCAATGACGCACAGAAGAAGCTGGCAACTGCATACCTTGCACCACTGATGGCACTTGCAAAGGACGGATCACGGATCGAGTCCGACAGTGAGGCCTGTGGCTGCGACATTATGCTCAAGGTCATCAACCAGGGCCTGTGCATGGGCTGTGGAACCTGTGCAGCATCCTGTCCGGTCTTTGCTATCAGCATGGAATACGGTAAGCCAAACATTGACCGCGAGATGTGCATCAAGTGTGGTGCCTGCTATGCCTCATGCCCACGGAGCTTCTTCAGTTTCGATGTATGTGGCGATTACGAGAACATTCTCGGCGCAATTACTGCTGCAATGAACCCAGGAGGCAACTAA
- a CDS encoding methyltransferase domain-containing protein, with amino-acid sequence MIGLSDRVIISCNGKSWFVRASDGKLGTDLGLVDLGQLVGKEPGDVIHTHSGKEFLIRLPRSTDFFEYAKRSTAPMLPRDIGLVIGLTGMNKHDRVLDAGTGSGISAIFFAGVAAHVTSYERRVESAEQARMTISEAGIQNLEIINGDILKEARMYDVVHLDLGLTHDHIIHAHSVLKPGGYLACYTPFFEQMALAYDGSKGMFGECASYECIMRDMDRGERGTRPSTRVCHSGYITIMRK; translated from the coding sequence ATGATCGGGTTATCTGATCGGGTTATCATCTCCTGCAATGGGAAGTCCTGGTTTGTGCGAGCGTCAGATGGGAAACTTGGGACTGATCTCGGTCTTGTAGATCTGGGGCAACTTGTGGGAAAGGAGCCGGGGGATGTCATCCACACACATTCGGGAAAAGAGTTCCTGATCCGGCTTCCCCGTTCTACAGACTTTTTTGAGTATGCAAAAAGAAGTACGGCTCCCATGCTGCCTCGTGATATCGGTCTTGTGATCGGTCTGACCGGTATGAACAAGCATGATCGTGTTCTGGATGCCGGCACTGGGAGTGGTATTTCCGCAATCTTCTTTGCTGGAGTGGCGGCCCATGTTACATCATATGAACGAAGGGTAGAATCAGCCGAACAGGCCCGGATGACCATCAGTGAAGCAGGGATACAGAACCTTGAGATAATCAACGGGGATATTCTGAAAGAGGCACGGATGTATGATGTGGTTCATCTGGATCTCGGGCTCACTCATGATCATATAATTCATGCCCATTCTGTCCTCAAACCGGGTGGATACCTTGCGTGTTACACTCCATTTTTTGAACAGATGGCCCTGGCATATGATGGTTCGAAAGGCATGTTTGGTGAGTGTGCTTCGTACGAATGCATTATGCGTGATATGGACCGTGGTGAACGAGGCACAAGGCCTTCAACCCGTGTCTGCCACAGTGGGTACATCACGATTATGCGGAAGTGA
- the frhB gene encoding coenzyme F420 hydrogenase subunit beta, which produces MDMLGKYKSCVAARSTSSEILKSSQDGGIVTQMFVYALEEGIIDGAIVAGPGDEPWKPEPMVATSPEEILAARGTRYNISPNMAVLKESVRKYGLDKVGIVGTPCQIQALRKAQLYPIGMRYVTDKIALAMGIFCMENFSYQSMKQIVEDHCNVDLHSLKKTDIGKGKYWAYTNRGAVSQIPLKVTHKYEQPGCHVCLDYVANMADISTGSVGTPDGWSTVFVRSTNGDNIWKKAVEAGVFEIKAIDSVKPGLDLVTKLATEKITKNQKELEHRAKIGVGKGLRNPYI; this is translated from the coding sequence ATGGATATGCTCGGCAAGTACAAATCCTGTGTTGCAGCACGCAGCACCAGCAGTGAGATCCTCAAGTCATCCCAGGATGGCGGTATTGTCACCCAGATGTTCGTGTATGCTCTTGAAGAGGGCATCATCGACGGTGCAATTGTCGCAGGACCTGGCGATGAACCTTGGAAACCAGAACCCATGGTTGCAACTTCTCCAGAAGAGATCCTTGCAGCCCGGGGAACCAGGTACAACATCTCACCAAATATGGCAGTTCTCAAGGAGTCTGTCCGGAAGTACGGCCTTGACAAGGTTGGTATTGTTGGAACTCCCTGCCAGATCCAGGCACTTCGCAAGGCTCAGCTCTACCCAATTGGGATGCGGTACGTCACCGACAAGATCGCTCTCGCAATGGGTATCTTCTGTATGGAGAACTTCTCCTACCAGAGCATGAAGCAGATCGTCGAAGACCACTGCAATGTGGATCTGCACTCACTCAAGAAGACCGATATCGGGAAGGGTAAGTACTGGGCATACACCAACCGTGGTGCAGTCTCCCAGATCCCCCTGAAGGTCACTCACAAGTACGAGCAGCCAGGCTGCCATGTCTGTCTTGACTATGTAGCCAACATGGCTGATATCTCAACCGGATCAGTTGGAACCCCGGACGGATGGAGCACAGTATTTGTCCGGTCCACCAATGGTGACAACATCTGGAAGAAGGCAGTTGAGGCAGGCGTATTCGAGATCAAGGCAATCGACAGTGTCAAGCCAGGCCTTGACCTGGTGACAAAGCTCGCAACTGAGAAGATCACCAAGAACCAGAAGGAACTTGAACACCGGGCAAAGATCGGTGTCGGCAAGGGACTTCGCAACCCATACATCTAA
- a CDS encoding translation initiation factor IF-2 subunit beta, producing the protein MVDSYEALLHKAYEEVTEPSEDGERWSYPEPRISIEGKTTILENFTDIVSALRRDPDHLMKFFLGELGTSGKIDGNRVIFNGKFEESLFVPLVKSYVDDYVICSECGKPDTKLFKDDRVLVIKCEACGSHRPVRKRKAKTEMATSSLEPGNIIEVNIESTSRRGDGVAKIGKYIVYVKGAKPGQKLKVRIAKVSGSIIFTEQP; encoded by the coding sequence ATGGTCGATTCATACGAGGCCCTGTTACATAAGGCATACGAGGAGGTGACTGAGCCCTCCGAGGATGGTGAGCGTTGGTCATACCCCGAACCCAGGATTTCAATCGAGGGCAAAACGACCATCCTTGAGAACTTTACCGATATTGTCAGTGCTCTCCGCCGTGACCCTGATCATCTCATGAAATTCTTCCTTGGTGAACTTGGTACATCCGGGAAGATCGATGGCAACAGGGTAATATTCAACGGAAAATTTGAGGAGTCGTTGTTCGTCCCGCTCGTCAAGAGTTATGTCGATGATTATGTCATCTGCTCTGAGTGTGGCAAACCTGATACGAAATTATTCAAGGATGATCGCGTTCTGGTAATCAAATGTGAAGCCTGCGGTAGTCACCGTCCGGTCAGAAAACGCAAAGCAAAGACTGAAATGGCAACCAGCAGCCTTGAACCCGGAAACATCATCGAGGTCAACATCGAGTCTACCTCCCGTCGTGGTGATGGAGTCGCCAAGATCGGTAAGTATATTGTATATGTAAAGGGTGCAAAACCAGGTCAAAAACTGAAAGTCAGGATAGCAAAAGTATCAGGCTCGATTATATTTACCGAACAGCCATAG
- the map gene encoding type II methionyl aminopeptidase has product MKEEIFERYIQAGKVASTILKKGADMIRPDASLAETAAQVEQMIIDAGLGVAFPVNISLNESAAHDTPSPEDDRTFRTGDMVKLDLGAHLDGYIADTALTVDLGDQGLLVEASVAARDAAIARVRPGVAIGELGVAVAAEIGSRGFRPVANLTGHGLDQFRLHMGPNVPNIGGIGGAVLEEGMAIAIEPFATTGTGYVSDLKRIEIFSQQSWKPVRMPASRKILGEIEPRKGLPFARRHLKTPKPDLALLRLVREGVLHSYPVLADIPGSYVSQSEHTMIITSDGCVVTTA; this is encoded by the coding sequence TTGAAGGAAGAAATTTTTGAACGATACATACAGGCAGGAAAGGTGGCATCCACAATCCTGAAAAAAGGAGCTGACATGATCAGACCGGATGCATCACTCGCAGAGACAGCTGCCCAGGTCGAACAGATGATCATTGATGCAGGCCTTGGAGTTGCATTCCCAGTAAACATCTCACTGAATGAATCTGCAGCCCATGACACACCCTCACCAGAGGACGACCGGACATTTCGTACAGGCGATATGGTAAAACTGGACCTGGGTGCGCACCTTGATGGGTATATCGCAGACACGGCATTAACAGTTGACCTTGGTGACCAGGGACTGCTTGTGGAGGCATCAGTTGCTGCGCGTGATGCAGCAATTGCCAGAGTAAGGCCAGGAGTCGCAATTGGTGAACTAGGAGTGGCTGTAGCGGCAGAGATTGGATCACGGGGATTCAGACCTGTTGCAAATCTTACCGGGCATGGCCTTGACCAGTTCAGACTTCACATGGGACCAAATGTCCCAAATATCGGAGGGATCGGCGGAGCAGTGCTTGAAGAAGGTATGGCAATCGCAATTGAGCCATTTGCAACAACCGGTACAGGATACGTCAGTGATCTAAAACGCATTGAGATCTTCTCCCAGCAGTCATGGAAACCAGTCAGAATGCCAGCATCGCGAAAGATATTGGGCGAGATTGAACCACGTAAGGGCCTTCCCTTTGCAAGAAGGCATCTTAAAACACCAAAACCGGATCTGGCCTTGCTCAGACTGGTCAGGGAAGGTGTCCTTCATTCTTACCCGGTTCTGGCCGACATCCCGGGATCGTATGTATCTCAGTCAGAACACACCATGATCATCACCAGTGACGGGTGTGTTGTGACCACCGCATAA
- the frhA gene encoding coenzyme F420 hydrogenase subunit alpha gives MSKVVEISPTTRHEGHSKLVLKVNDEGIIERGDWLSITPVRGLEKLCIGKTMHQAPKISSRVCGICPIAHTLAGIGAMEASIGCEIPQDAYLLRLILQCANKLHSIALHDILALPDMYIPGTETKINPFTPEEPVRTVAKRIQRLREIGQTIGEIAGGEPVHPSNPRVGGMYYNISPQAKQKIFDLAKEALPMAIAQMDFMIAVFKNFEKRETVTVGKTTVELPKEFGYHNQGYMAVDSIFQSSSLDFDPKWDPNRWTDVTPWDWYMGECEVSLEDPDYPIGGTSKIGTKAWPQMQACTSIPLYDGQPVEVGPRARMVRFKNFDHKGAMGQNIAREMEYPDCLYTILDALDALDCNGSVLADEIPQGDGSLGWNANEAPRGTDVHLAKVKDGRVQMYNLLVPTTWNFPTCSRALEGAPWQLAEVIVRAYDPCVSCATHMLVVDENKKIIAQKLVQ, from the coding sequence TTGTCCAAAGTAGTAGAAATTTCCCCAACCACAAGACATGAGGGGCATTCCAAGCTCGTTCTCAAAGTCAATGATGAGGGAATTATTGAGCGAGGAGACTGGCTCAGTATAACCCCGGTTAGAGGCCTGGAAAAACTGTGTATCGGAAAGACGATGCACCAGGCACCAAAGATCTCATCCCGTGTCTGCGGTATCTGCCCGATTGCACACACTCTGGCAGGTATCGGAGCCATGGAGGCATCTATCGGCTGTGAGATTCCACAGGATGCATATCTGCTCAGGCTGATCCTTCAGTGCGCAAATAAACTTCACAGCATTGCACTGCACGACATCCTTGCGCTGCCTGACATGTACATCCCAGGCACCGAGACAAAGATCAATCCGTTCACTCCGGAAGAACCAGTCAGAACCGTTGCAAAGCGGATCCAGCGGCTCCGTGAGATCGGACAGACTATCGGTGAGATTGCAGGTGGAGAACCAGTTCATCCAAGCAACCCACGTGTCGGTGGAATGTATTACAACATCAGTCCACAGGCAAAGCAGAAGATCTTCGATCTCGCTAAGGAAGCACTCCCGATGGCCATCGCACAGATGGACTTCATGATTGCTGTCTTTAAGAACTTCGAAAAGAGGGAGACCGTTACCGTCGGGAAGACCACCGTTGAGCTGCCAAAGGAATTCGGATACCACAACCAGGGATACATGGCTGTTGACTCGATATTCCAGTCATCCAGCCTGGACTTTGACCCCAAGTGGGATCCAAACCGCTGGACCGATGTGACCCCCTGGGACTGGTATATGGGTGAGTGCGAAGTTTCACTTGAAGACCCAGACTACCCAATCGGTGGAACCTCCAAGATCGGAACCAAGGCATGGCCACAGATGCAGGCCTGTACCTCCATTCCACTCTACGACGGCCAGCCAGTCGAAGTCGGTCCCCGTGCCCGTATGGTCCGGTTCAAAAACTTCGACCACAAGGGAGCCATGGGTCAGAACATTGCCCGTGAAATGGAGTACCCAGACTGTCTGTACACCATTCTCGATGCTCTGGATGCCCTTGACTGCAACGGATCCGTCCTCGCTGACGAGATCCCACAGGGAGATGGCAGCCTCGGATGGAACGCCAACGAAGCACCCCGTGGAACCGATGTCCACCTGGCAAAGGTCAAGGATGGAAGAGTCCAGATGTACAACCTGCTTGTGCCAACCACCTGGAACTTCCCGACCTGTAGCCGGGCACTCGAAGGAGCACCCTGGCAGCTCGCAGAGGTTATTGTACGTGCATATGACCCCTGTGTCTCCTGTGCAACCCACATGCTGGTCGTAGACGAGAACAAGAAGATCATCGCCCAGAAACTCGTCCAGTGA
- a CDS encoding DNA-directed RNA polymerase subunit L has translation MNITVLELSEDKVKIALIGQGHTFMNALISEIQKDPTVDVANYVIEFQFSDPVLTVTTYDKKDPVAPIIAACTRISSACNDLLKDVASVKK, from the coding sequence ATGAATATTACCGTTCTTGAACTGAGTGAAGATAAAGTTAAAATTGCCCTGATTGGTCAGGGGCATACGTTCATGAACGCCCTCATCAGCGAGATTCAGAAGGATCCAACTGTAGACGTTGCTAACTACGTCATTGAATTCCAATTTTCTGACCCGGTGCTTACTGTCACCACATACGACAAAAAAGACCCGGTTGCACCAATTATCGCTGCATGCACCCGCATTTCATCAGCATGCAATGACCTGTTAAAAGATGTAGCGTCAGTAAAAAAGTAA
- the mptA gene encoding GTP cyclohydrolase MptA, which produces MIITKTAERAFVRELPDVQSTTPDVRINLTRVGVKNVKKMVEVSRPGKRPVIFISNFDIFVDLPGSLKGANLSRNFEVIDEVLQQAIEGEVKEIEELCSMVARKLLDKHEYADRTEVLMRSEFMVAGETPVTRTVCQEVVKVFASAIAKRTFKDPIVRKSIGAEVTGMTACPCAQNIMQERAREVMEGLNIEAATIERFFQEVPMATHNQRGRGFLSIETDDESHVPLDKIIKILKQSMSTPIFELLKRGDEGHVVLAAHKNPRFVEDCVREMARRVHAEFGDLPGDSVVTIAQDNEESIHQHDAFAERQATIAELSDEINGDIA; this is translated from the coding sequence ATGATCATAACGAAAACTGCAGAGCGGGCCTTTGTCAGGGAACTCCCCGATGTACAATCCACCACCCCGGATGTCAGAATCAACCTCACCCGGGTGGGCGTCAAAAACGTCAAGAAGATGGTGGAGGTATCCCGTCCAGGAAAACGCCCGGTCATATTTATATCAAACTTTGATATCTTTGTTGACCTGCCAGGCAGCCTTAAAGGAGCGAATCTTTCACGGAATTTTGAGGTGATCGATGAGGTACTCCAGCAGGCAATTGAAGGAGAAGTCAAGGAGATCGAAGAACTATGCAGCATGGTAGCCAGAAAACTGCTTGACAAGCATGAGTATGCTGACCGGACTGAAGTCCTCATGCGGAGCGAGTTCATGGTTGCCGGTGAGACACCGGTTACCCGGACAGTCTGTCAGGAGGTTGTCAAGGTATTTGCAAGTGCAATAGCCAAGCGAACCTTCAAGGACCCAATTGTCCGAAAGAGCATCGGTGCAGAAGTCACCGGGATGACTGCATGCCCCTGTGCGCAGAACATTATGCAGGAGCGGGCCCGGGAGGTTATGGAGGGGCTCAATATTGAGGCCGCAACCATTGAGAGATTCTTCCAGGAGGTCCCGATGGCCACCCATAACCAGCGGGGAAGGGGATTCCTCTCGATCGAGACCGATGACGAGAGTCATGTTCCACTCGATAAGATCATCAAGATATTAAAGCAGTCTATGAGCACCCCGATCTTCGAACTCCTGAAAAGGGGAGATGAGGGCCATGTTGTGCTAGCTGCGCACAAGAATCCCCGGTTTGTTGAGGATTGTGTACGTGAGATGGCACGCCGTGTCCATGCCGAGTTCGGAGACCTTCCAGGTGATTCGGTTGTGACTATTGCACAGGATAATGAAGAAAGTATCCATCAACACGACGCATTTGCCGAGCGACAGGCAACAATTGCAGAATTATCAGATGAGATCAATGGGGACATCGCCTGA
- a CDS encoding HepT-like ribonuclease domain-containing protein, producing MGSRLTPEQGKILSDINQYLEDARSISLQQTRQDRDRRNFYALSMVLFALANRLIDLGRETVYFRGYAGPEEEIRNKAIFKRLSDYNVIDPATRQDLILLVNFRNQCSHHFHEVTKEDLKEVMDSLPRYESYSLLMREELSRTNLITRKQMVLAAGIVLLVCILVVIFLLG from the coding sequence ATGGGAAGCAGGCTCACTCCGGAACAAGGAAAGATCCTTTCGGACATCAATCAGTACCTTGAAGACGCCCGAAGTATCAGTTTACAGCAGACTCGTCAGGATAGAGATAGGCGTAATTTCTATGCCCTCTCTATGGTGCTCTTTGCTCTTGCAAATCGTCTGATTGACCTTGGAAGAGAGACTGTCTATTTCCGTGGGTACGCAGGACCTGAAGAAGAGATTCGAAATAAAGCGATCTTCAAACGTCTTTCAGATTACAATGTTATTGATCCGGCAACACGTCAGGATCTCATTCTTCTTGTGAATTTCAGGAACCAGTGCTCTCACCATTTTCATGAGGTAACAAAAGAGGATCTGAAAGAAGTCATGGACTCACTTCCACGCTATGAATCCTATTCTCTCCTTATGCGTGAAGAACTCAGCCGGACCAATCTCATAACCCGCAAACAGATGGTTCTTGCTGCCGGGATAGTGCTGCTGGTATGTATCCTTGTAGTTATCTTCCTGTTAGGATGA
- a CDS encoding PUA domain-containing protein, producing MLKRVQILADYQFGKGIGVQLFPQTSRFITSRRGGVRQVMLDGRRLATLRAHDGRLTLGLLGAERLAQVLDSSRNRVIVRDDVCPYIAIGKSVFAKHVTQASSDIQAGDEVLVLSGDGTLQAVGDAMISGDEMVLSDCGVAVSVRKGKDQEDKE from the coding sequence ATGCTCAAAAGAGTTCAGATTCTTGCTGACTATCAGTTCGGAAAGGGTATTGGAGTTCAGTTATTTCCACAAACCAGCCGCTTTATCACCTCCAGAAGGGGTGGTGTCCGGCAGGTTATGCTTGATGGCCGCCGGCTTGCCACTCTTCGTGCTCATGACGGGCGGCTTACTTTAGGTCTTTTAGGGGCTGAACGGCTTGCACAGGTTCTGGATTCTTCCCGGAACCGGGTGATAGTCCGCGATGACGTCTGCCCGTACATTGCTATTGGGAAGAGCGTTTTTGCAAAACATGTGACTCAAGCATCTTCTGATATCCAGGCCGGAGATGAGGTTCTTGTGCTCTCTGGTGACGGGACTCTCCAGGCCGTTGGGGATGCAATGATATCAGGGGACGAGATGGTTCTGTCAGATTGTGGTGTAGCAGTATCTGTGCGAAAAGGAAAAGATCAGGAGGATAAGGAATGA
- the frhD gene encoding coenzyme F420-reducing hydrogenase, FrhD protein yields the protein MLFQEIVICGCGNPLFADDGFGPEVVEELKKISLPETVKVIDAGLGGPHFIFTLLDQSEEPVKKIIIIDIADFGGNPGEITLLTPYDLPPGKYRDAHSWDLAEPLHRLKDKIDITIIGCQPKRVTAPDLEIGLSDEVASAIPRTVQLVLKLLEEHYGTTIADIREEGEEAGRGKTTTTGCNS from the coding sequence ATGCTATTCCAGGAGATCGTGATATGCGGGTGCGGTAACCCGCTCTTTGCTGACGACGGGTTCGGTCCGGAAGTAGTAGAGGAACTCAAAAAGATCTCACTACCTGAAACTGTAAAGGTGATTGATGCAGGCCTTGGAGGCCCGCATTTTATCTTTACTCTGCTAGACCAGTCTGAAGAGCCGGTGAAGAAGATAATCATCATTGATATTGCAGACTTTGGTGGTAATCCCGGAGAGATAACGCTGTTAACTCCATATGATCTGCCTCCAGGCAAATACCGGGATGCTCATTCATGGGATCTTGCAGAACCCCTTCACCGCTTAAAAGACAAGATAGACATCACGATAATTGGATGTCAGCCCAAGCGTGTTACTGCTCCTGATTTAGAAATCGGACTCTCGGATGAGGTTGCAAGCGCGATTCCACGAACAGTACAGTTAGTGCTGAAGTTGTTGGAGGAGCATTATGGGACTACTATCGCTGATATTCGGGAGGAAGGAGAAGAAGCCGGAAGAGGTAAAACCACCACAACCGGCTGTAACTCCTAA
- a CDS encoding nascent polypeptide-associated complex protein — protein sequence MIPGMNPRKMKQVMKQLGMDVRPVEDVQEIVVTTPKGRYVFDQAEVAIMKMQGVTTWQITGEPRFEDAVLEIPDDDVSLVAEQANVPMDTARAALEASKGDIADAILKLAGNSE from the coding sequence ATGATACCAGGAATGAACCCCAGAAAGATGAAACAGGTAATGAAACAGCTCGGTATGGATGTCCGCCCGGTTGAGGATGTCCAGGAGATTGTGGTCACAACCCCTAAAGGGCGATATGTTTTTGATCAGGCTGAAGTTGCCATAATGAAAATGCAGGGTGTTACCACCTGGCAGATAACGGGAGAGCCCCGGTTTGAAGATGCAGTGCTGGAAATTCCTGATGATGATGTATCGCTGGTTGCCGAGCAGGCAAATGTCCCGATGGATACTGCCAGGGCAGCCCTTGAAGCATCGAAGGGTGACATTGCTGATGCTATTTTGAAGTTAGCCGGAAATAGTGAATGA